The Mycolicibacterium flavescens genome has a segment encoding these proteins:
- the cydA gene encoding cytochrome ubiquinol oxidase subunit — protein MDALDVSRWQFGITTVYHFIFVPLTIGLAPLIAAMQTAWLITGNSSWYRLTRFFGKLFLINFALGVATGIVQEFQFGMNWSEYSRFVGDVFGAPLAMEGLAAFFFESTFLGLWIFGWTRLPRLVHLTCIWVVAIAVNLSAFFIIAANSWMQHPVGARLNPDTGRAELTSIVALFTNNTAIAAFAHAVFGAFLTAGMFVAGVCVWWMIRARDDKRSDAQTMYRPAAIMGCLVVLASTLGLVVTGDVQGKLMFEQQPMKMASAESLCHTATDPDFSILTVGTHNNCDSVTHLIEVPYVLSFLAKGEFDGVHLEGVKDLQDQYVEKFGPGDYRPNLFVTYWSFRAMIGFLAVPVLFALTVLWLTRRRRIPQSRRLSRFALVALPAPFLANSAGWIFTEMGRQPWVVVPNPTGDPMIRLTVADGVSGHPVGMVVLSLVAFTLVYAALAAIWFWLIRRYTIEGPQEHDSEPVAPLPPGSDEVAPLSFAY, from the coding sequence ATGGACGCGCTCGATGTGTCGCGGTGGCAGTTCGGTATCACGACCGTCTACCACTTCATCTTCGTCCCGCTGACCATCGGGCTGGCGCCGTTGATCGCTGCCATGCAGACCGCGTGGCTGATCACCGGCAACTCGTCCTGGTACCGCCTCACCCGCTTCTTCGGCAAGCTGTTCCTGATCAACTTCGCCCTGGGCGTGGCCACCGGCATCGTTCAGGAATTCCAGTTCGGCATGAACTGGAGCGAGTACTCACGGTTCGTTGGCGACGTTTTCGGCGCACCGCTGGCGATGGAGGGGCTGGCCGCCTTCTTCTTCGAGTCGACGTTCCTGGGCCTGTGGATCTTCGGGTGGACCCGACTCCCCCGCCTCGTGCACCTGACCTGCATCTGGGTGGTGGCCATCGCGGTGAACCTGTCGGCGTTCTTTATCATCGCCGCCAACTCATGGATGCAGCATCCCGTCGGCGCCCGGCTGAACCCGGACACCGGTCGCGCGGAGTTGACCAGCATCGTCGCGCTGTTCACCAACAACACCGCGATCGCCGCGTTCGCGCATGCGGTGTTCGGGGCGTTTCTGACCGCCGGCATGTTCGTCGCAGGCGTGTGCGTGTGGTGGATGATTCGCGCGCGAGACGACAAGCGTTCCGACGCGCAGACGATGTACCGGCCGGCGGCGATCATGGGCTGCCTGGTCGTCCTCGCGTCGACGCTCGGTCTCGTCGTCACCGGCGATGTCCAGGGCAAGCTGATGTTCGAACAACAGCCGATGAAGATGGCGTCGGCAGAATCGTTGTGCCACACCGCAACCGATCCCGACTTCTCCATCCTGACCGTCGGCACCCACAACAACTGTGACAGCGTCACGCACCTCATCGAGGTGCCGTACGTGCTGTCGTTTCTGGCCAAAGGCGAATTCGACGGCGTTCACCTCGAGGGCGTCAAGGACCTTCAGGACCAGTACGTCGAGAAATTCGGACCGGGCGACTACCGGCCCAACCTGTTCGTCACCTACTGGTCGTTTCGCGCCATGATCGGATTCCTCGCCGTCCCAGTGCTGTTCGCTTTGACCGTGCTGTGGCTGACACGTCGTCGCCGGATTCCGCAGTCGCGCCGGCTGTCCCGCTTCGCCCTCGTGGCGCTACCCGCGCCGTTCCTGGCCAACAGCGCCGGATGGATCTTCACCGAGATGGGCCGTCAACCGTGGGTGGTCGTGCCCAATCCGACCGGGGATCCGATGATTCGGCTGACGGTCGCCGACGGGGTCTCCGGGCACCCGGTCGGCATGGTGGTGCTCTCGCTCGTGGCCTTCACGCTGGTGTACGCGGCGCTGGCGGCCATCTGGTTCTGGCTCATCCGCCGCTACACGATCGAAGGTCCGCAGGAACACGACTCCGAACCCGTCGCGCCGCTGCCACCCGGTAGCGACGAGGTCGCGCCGTTGTCGTTCGCGTACTGA
- the cydB gene encoding integral membrane cytochrome D ubiquinol oxidase (Subunit II) CydB, whose amino-acid sequence MALAELWFVVMAGLFLGFFVLEGFDFGVGMLMRMFGRKGGDDAERSRRAVLNTIGPVWDGNEVWLITAGGAMFAAFPDWYATMFSGLYLPLLAILLSMILRVVAIEWRGKIDDPGWRRWADIGIAVGSWVPAVLWGVAFAALVRGLPVDADKQLRTSIGDLINGYTLLGGLTTAGLFLFHGAVFVALKTGGAVRENALRVAGRLALPVTAVLASFGLWTQLEYGKAWTWLVLVVAGMAQVAATLRVWRGAEEGWAFAYTTLTVAAVVVLLFGVLYPNLMPSTIDPAYSLTIDNAASSPYTLTIMSWAALIFTPLVLVYQGWTYWVFRQRISADRIPDPAGLTRRRT is encoded by the coding sequence ATGGCGCTTGCCGAACTGTGGTTCGTGGTGATGGCCGGTCTGTTCCTCGGCTTCTTCGTCCTGGAGGGCTTCGATTTCGGCGTCGGCATGCTGATGCGCATGTTCGGCCGCAAGGGCGGCGATGACGCCGAACGGTCACGTCGCGCGGTGCTCAACACCATCGGACCCGTCTGGGACGGCAACGAGGTCTGGCTGATCACCGCCGGCGGCGCCATGTTCGCCGCCTTCCCCGACTGGTACGCGACCATGTTCTCGGGCCTGTATCTCCCGCTGCTGGCGATCCTGCTGTCGATGATCCTGCGCGTCGTGGCGATCGAATGGCGCGGCAAGATCGACGATCCCGGCTGGCGGCGGTGGGCCGACATCGGGATCGCCGTCGGATCGTGGGTGCCCGCCGTGCTGTGGGGTGTCGCGTTCGCGGCGCTGGTACGCGGGCTTCCCGTCGACGCCGACAAGCAGCTACGCACCTCGATCGGCGATCTGATCAACGGCTACACGCTGCTCGGCGGCCTGACCACCGCCGGACTGTTCCTGTTCCACGGCGCGGTGTTCGTGGCGTTGAAAACCGGCGGCGCCGTGCGTGAGAACGCACTGCGAGTCGCCGGCCGGCTGGCACTGCCGGTGACGGCGGTACTGGCGTCGTTCGGGCTGTGGACGCAGCTGGAGTACGGCAAGGCCTGGACATGGCTCGTGCTTGTCGTCGCGGGTATGGCACAGGTGGCGGCCACCCTTCGGGTGTGGCGCGGTGCCGAAGAAGGCTGGGCTTTCGCGTACACCACTCTGACCGTCGCAGCGGTCGTGGTTCTGCTATTCGGCGTGCTCTACCCGAACCTGATGCCGTCGACGATCGATCCCGCCTACAGCCTGACGATCGACAACGCGGCCTCCAGCCCGTACACGTTGACGATCATGAGCTGGGCGGCGCTGATCTTCACGCCGCTGGTGCTGGTGTATCAGGGATGGACGTATTGGGTCTTCCGGCAACGCATCTCGGCCGACCGAATTCCCGATCCCGCGGGTTTGACGCGGCGGCGGACATGA
- a CDS encoding integral membrane protein, translating to MTSTAPPDLLRHLWKTTLVSGLLALILGVLIWVWPGKTIVVAAIFFGAYLLIAGIAQVIFAFSLHVSAGSRVLLFISGAAALILAVLCFRSLQESILLLAIWIGIGFIFRGVATAVSAISDPTLPGRAWEIFVGVISLIAGVVMLALPFESLAILTVVAGISLVVIGIFEIVAAFGIRKAFKDRDNAGSAAPPASEEPVS from the coding sequence ATGACTAGCACCGCGCCGCCCGACTTGCTGCGGCATCTGTGGAAAACGACCCTGGTCTCCGGACTTCTCGCGCTGATCCTCGGCGTGCTCATCTGGGTGTGGCCGGGCAAGACGATCGTGGTCGCTGCGATCTTCTTCGGGGCATACCTGCTGATCGCCGGCATCGCCCAAGTGATCTTCGCTTTCAGCCTGCACGTCTCCGCCGGCAGCAGGGTGTTGCTTTTCATCTCCGGCGCCGCGGCGCTGATCCTTGCGGTTTTGTGCTTCCGCAGCCTGCAGGAGTCGATTCTGCTGCTGGCGATCTGGATCGGCATCGGCTTCATCTTCCGCGGCGTAGCGACCGCGGTCTCGGCGATCAGCGACCCGACGCTTCCCGGGCGGGCGTGGGAGATCTTCGTCGGCGTGATCAGCCTGATCGCGGGCGTGGTGATGCTCGCTCTGCCGTTCGAGTCGCTCGCGATTCTGACGGTTGTGGCCGGCATCTCGCTGGTCGTGATCGGCATCTTCGAGATCGTGGCCGCGTTCGGGATCCGCAAGGCGTTCAAGGACCGTGACAACGCCGGATCGGCCGCTCCACCTGCGTCGGAAGAGCCCGTGAGCTAA